From a single Candidatus Neomarinimicrobiota bacterium genomic region:
- a CDS encoding FtsW/RodA/SpoVE family cell cycle protein produces MPLQVSSQKYDRSLLIIALLLVIFGTIMVFSSSTNLSMERFGTGTYYPKRHVMRALIGLTVMIGAMMLDFRVWKRLAPTLIFVSI; encoded by the coding sequence ATGCCACTGCAGGTATCCTCTCAGAAATACGACAGAAGTCTGCTGATCATTGCACTCCTGCTTGTCATCTTTGGGACGATTATGGTTTTCAGCTCAAGTACGAACCTTTCCATGGAAAGGTTCGGAACAGGCACATATTACCCGAAGCGGCACGTGATGAGAGCCCTCATCGGGCTCACCGTCATGATTGGGGCCATGATGCTCGACTTCCGGGTCTGGAAAAGGCTTGCCCCCACCCTCATCTTCGTCAGCATAT
- the murD gene encoding UDP-N-acetylmuramoyl-L-alanine--D-glutamate ligase: MEGNTGGHTLLDYGNSVRLDDIQHIQVTVMAVPLEKNARMKDRKVTVIGAARSGVAAARLLGELGAKVFLSDRDPDAKKNEEVAELQKHGVEFEFGVHSNRTLETDLMLVSPGVPQNSEPVVTAIGKGIPVISEVELACWYTELPIVAVTGTNGKTTTATVLANMVREGGYVPFLAGNVGIPFTETVYKILGKEPKNGIHVLEISSFQMEHIHLFRPKIAVLLNLSPDHLNRYPSMGNYVSAKMRIMENMTADDHVVYNHDDPSLRQQIDTSAPLTPFSLEIHPQLLFHVNETKVYDESREVLVHLKDLLVPGKHNLANFLAAATAGKLLDVPTGAITKVLRTFRGVPHRLEHVRTLEGVDYYNDSKATNVQSVRTGIDSFTRPIILIMGGRDKGADFKELLPQLTSHVKQVLVLGEAADRIKETLSHVVPCNKVPTVDTAVSLAHENAEQEDVVLLSPGCASFDMFSDFEERGEVFKTAVNRLGSRK, encoded by the coding sequence ATGGAAGGAAACACAGGTGGTCATACGCTTCTGGATTATGGGAATTCTGTTCGCCTTGATGACATTCAGCACATTCAAGTTACGGTGATGGCCGTTCCCCTGGAAAAAAACGCCCGGATGAAGGATAGGAAAGTTACCGTGATAGGAGCGGCACGAAGCGGGGTCGCCGCGGCACGGCTCCTTGGTGAACTGGGCGCCAAGGTATTCTTGAGTGATAGAGATCCAGATGCGAAGAAGAATGAGGAAGTTGCTGAGCTTCAAAAACATGGTGTTGAATTTGAATTCGGTGTTCACTCAAACAGGACACTCGAGACTGACCTTATGCTCGTCAGTCCGGGTGTCCCGCAGAACAGTGAACCGGTGGTCACCGCTATCGGAAAAGGAATTCCTGTGATCAGTGAGGTGGAATTGGCCTGCTGGTACACTGAACTGCCTATCGTTGCCGTAACCGGGACTAACGGAAAAACCACGACAGCTACTGTTCTGGCGAACATGGTTCGCGAAGGCGGCTATGTCCCGTTCCTCGCCGGTAATGTCGGTATTCCTTTTACTGAAACCGTGTACAAAATCCTGGGCAAGGAGCCAAAGAACGGGATCCACGTTCTCGAAATCAGTAGTTTTCAGATGGAGCATATTCACCTCTTCCGACCGAAAATAGCCGTCCTCTTGAATCTGTCGCCCGATCATCTGAATCGGTATCCATCCATGGGGAATTACGTCTCGGCCAAGATGAGGATTATGGAGAACATGACTGCGGATGATCATGTGGTCTATAACCACGACGACCCTTCCTTGCGTCAGCAGATCGATACCAGTGCCCCGCTGACGCCCTTTTCTCTGGAGATCCATCCCCAATTGCTCTTTCACGTAAACGAAACAAAAGTCTACGACGAATCGCGGGAGGTACTTGTCCATTTGAAGGATCTTCTTGTCCCGGGAAAACATAATCTGGCAAACTTCCTCGCCGCCGCAACGGCAGGCAAACTTCTGGACGTGCCCACGGGGGCCATTACAAAGGTCTTGAGAACATTTCGCGGAGTCCCTCACCGTCTGGAACACGTTCGCACCCTTGAGGGCGTCGATTACTATAACGACTCCAAAGCAACAAATGTCCAATCCGTGAGAACGGGAATCGACTCCTTCACACGACCCATTATCCTCATAATGGGTGGTAGAGATAAGGGGGCGGACTTCAAGGAGCTGCTTCCTCAACTGACCTCCCACGTGAAGCAGGTCCTGGTGCTAGGAGAGGCGGCCGATCGAATAAAAGAGACTCTCTCCCACGTTGTACCCTGCAACAAAGTTCCCACCGTCGATACGGCCGTCTCGCTGGCACACGAAAATGCCGAACAGGAGGACGTGGTCCTTCTTTCGCCTGGGTGTGCCAGCTTTGACATGTTTAGCGACTTCGAGGAAAGAGGTGAGGTATTCAAGACCGCCGTGAATCGTCTCGGGAGCAGAAAGTAA
- the mraY gene encoding phospho-N-acetylmuramoyl-pentapeptide-transferase yields the protein MLYHLLYPLRSYISGFNIFQYITFRAAMAAITALFICFIIGPRVIAILRSRGIVEEIRTAGPDTHLSKKGTPTMGGVIVLSAVILPTLLWANVTNVYIHMILVATLWMGLLGFLDDYLKTVKKEKKGLIARYKLGGQMALGLIIGIWLYQSPFLEEIRTVTSVPFFKNLEIDFGYFHIPWVILVVTASSNAVNLTDGLDGLASGLLAICATAFIGIAYISGRVDFSDYLNILYLPGAGELAIFASALMGACLGFLWFNAPPAQVFLGDTGALATGAALGTLAVLLKKEFLLIIVGGVFVWEALTVLIQLGYFRYSKVKSGEGKRLFLMAPIHHHYEMKGWKETQVVIRFWIMGILFALMTFSTFKLR from the coding sequence ATGTTGTATCACCTCCTCTACCCCCTCCGATCATACATCTCCGGTTTCAACATATTCCAGTACATTACTTTCCGGGCGGCCATGGCCGCCATCACGGCTCTCTTCATCTGCTTCATTATTGGGCCCCGCGTCATCGCGATCCTGCGATCCCGGGGAATCGTGGAGGAGATCCGGACGGCCGGACCCGATACTCACTTATCCAAGAAGGGCACGCCAACCATGGGGGGAGTCATTGTCCTGTCTGCAGTGATTCTCCCCACCCTCCTGTGGGCAAACGTAACCAACGTTTACATCCATATGATTCTTGTGGCCACACTCTGGATGGGTCTTTTAGGGTTCCTGGATGACTATCTGAAAACGGTTAAGAAAGAGAAGAAGGGCCTCATCGCTCGTTATAAACTGGGGGGGCAAATGGCGCTGGGGTTGATTATCGGAATCTGGTTGTACCAGAGTCCCTTCCTTGAAGAGATCCGAACGGTGACATCCGTCCCCTTCTTCAAGAACCTTGAAATAGATTTTGGCTACTTCCACATCCCCTGGGTCATTCTGGTGGTGACAGCAAGTTCAAATGCCGTAAATCTCACCGATGGACTGGATGGACTCGCCTCGGGTCTCCTCGCTATCTGCGCCACAGCGTTCATAGGAATTGCATACATATCGGGCCGTGTCGATTTCAGTGATTATCTCAATATCCTTTACCTCCCAGGGGCCGGGGAACTTGCGATCTTTGCGTCGGCTCTCATGGGAGCCTGTCTCGGTTTCCTCTGGTTCAACGCTCCTCCTGCCCAGGTTTTTCTCGGCGATACGGGTGCCCTCGCCACGGGAGCGGCCCTAGGTACCCTGGCGGTTCTTTTGAAGAAAGAATTCCTCCTCATCATCGTGGGGGGAGTGTTCGTTTGGGAAGCCCTCACGGTCCTTATCCAACTGGGGTATTTCCGATACAGCAAAGTCAAGAGTGGCGAGGGAAAAAGGTTATTTCTCATGGCTCCGATTCACCACCACTACGAAATGAAAGGATGGAAGGAAACACAGGTGGTCATACGCTTCTGGATTATGGGAATTCTGTTCGCCTTGATGACATTCAGCACATTCAAGTTACGGTGA
- the murF gene encoding UDP-N-acetylmuramoyl-tripeptide--D-alanyl-D-alanine ligase translates to MRIDLPDPERIRSMIEELTGQKIEILPRGISLDSREVKPGDLFVAIVGKRVDGHDFLDDAKEHGCVATMVTTLNESGDPPQIIVENPVEMLGTLAKQWRSNFSLPIIGITGTNGKTTTKDLMIQIFSATYHVHGTRGNYNTELGLPLTLLELTSHHTLSILEMGANQRGDIGYLCGLSQPRYGLITNIALAHLQDFGSIEDISRSKGELFESLPPDGIAFVNAEDERVRSLHTEASKISYGFHPGCDFSAELHQDGEGLFSLTINGEHISLNSYSKTFAVNALASCAVSITNGVSWESFQEAVLTFTPSSGRCEIKNMDGITLIDDSYNANFASTLTAIELLLTIPVKGRRILVFGDMLELGKESESLHRQVGQRCAKEGIDLLLCYGDESRLTAEAAKSAINARHLHDKHDLVVILKEELDRGDVVLFKGSRGMALETVIDEVFGP, encoded by the coding sequence ATGAGAATTGATCTTCCGGATCCGGAAAGAATTAGATCCATGATTGAGGAACTGACTGGTCAGAAAATCGAAATACTGCCCCGGGGCATTTCGCTCGATTCGAGGGAGGTCAAGCCGGGAGATCTGTTTGTTGCCATCGTGGGAAAGCGGGTGGATGGTCATGATTTTCTCGATGATGCGAAAGAACATGGATGCGTGGCTACCATGGTAACCACCTTGAACGAAAGCGGCGATCCCCCCCAGATAATTGTGGAGAATCCCGTTGAAATGCTGGGCACACTGGCAAAACAGTGGAGGTCCAATTTTTCTCTTCCCATAATCGGCATTACAGGAACCAACGGAAAAACCACAACCAAGGATCTTATGATTCAAATCTTTTCCGCGACTTACCATGTGCACGGCACACGCGGAAATTACAACACAGAGCTCGGATTACCTCTCACTCTACTCGAGCTCACCTCTCACCACACCCTCTCCATCCTCGAAATGGGCGCCAACCAAAGGGGCGATATTGGGTATCTCTGTGGCCTGTCTCAACCTCGGTACGGGCTGATAACCAATATCGCCCTTGCCCACCTTCAAGATTTTGGTTCCATCGAGGATATCTCAAGATCAAAGGGGGAGCTTTTCGAATCTTTGCCCCCCGATGGAATTGCCTTCGTCAACGCAGAAGACGAACGGGTGCGTTCCCTGCACACGGAGGCCAGCAAGATTTCCTACGGCTTCCATCCGGGCTGTGATTTTAGCGCCGAGCTTCATCAAGACGGCGAAGGACTTTTTTCTCTCACCATAAATGGCGAACATATTTCTTTGAACTCCTACAGCAAGACCTTTGCTGTGAACGCCCTCGCGTCTTGTGCCGTCTCTATTACCAATGGTGTCAGCTGGGAATCATTTCAGGAGGCGGTTCTGACTTTCACACCGTCCAGTGGCAGGTGCGAGATCAAGAACATGGACGGCATTACGCTCATCGATGATTCCTACAACGCCAATTTTGCCTCGACTCTTACCGCCATCGAACTCCTTCTTACGATACCGGTGAAAGGCCGACGAATTCTCGTCTTCGGTGACATGCTGGAACTGGGAAAGGAATCAGAATCTCTCCACAGGCAAGTGGGTCAACGGTGCGCGAAGGAAGGCATCGATCTTCTGCTGTGCTACGGCGATGAATCTCGACTGACCGCAGAAGCGGCAAAGTCCGCGATAAATGCCAGGCATTTGCATGACAAACATGACCTGGTCGTAATCCTGAAGGAAGAACTTGATAGAGGGGACGTCGTCCTTTTCAAGGGGTCAAGAGGTATGGCGCTAGAAACCGTCATCGATGAGGTATTCGGCCCCTGA
- a CDS encoding UDP-N-acetylmuramoyl-L-alanyl-D-glutamate--2,6-diaminopimelate ligase, translating into MAESVAGNGSSKSVTLHNRVGMMERLTTILRGVDVVTDIPFDLPVQSICADSRHVWPGALFVALKGMTQDGTEFIPEALRRGAAVIVSNGHQLSGHPNAPVIRVKDPRRALSRIAANFFEHPSRSMTVIGITGTNGKTTTSFLLRSILRVQGLETGLMGTLGIKAPGMEAHSTLTTPDIIDLHKTLRLFLDTGVTHVVMEVSSHALRLNRVEDVEFDQAIFTNLGQDHLDFHGTTEAYFKSKSKLFSMLPPDSTAILNASDGRFGMLKELTRGNVVSYTAEGVADVTFREWGMSMGGITGNISANGENISIDSSLFGLHNLENIVAAVAAARSLQIPIDAIEKGVKACNLVPGRMETMMTKNGATVVVDYAHTPDAYQKLFSSLKNLLNENNRLWVIFGCGGNRDHEKRPFMAAAAETFAHKVFITPDNPRTESLDRISEDIRAGFRKKTHTFYDDRVQAIRDAMASLEGGDILAIVGKGREECQIVGTERIPHSDIRTVRGVISEGK; encoded by the coding sequence ATGGCAGAGTCCGTCGCCGGGAACGGTAGTTCGAAGAGCGTCACGTTGCACAATCGGGTTGGAATGATGGAAAGACTGACAACAATTCTGAGGGGTGTGGATGTCGTGACAGATATACCTTTCGATCTTCCCGTTCAATCTATCTGCGCCGACTCGAGGCACGTATGGCCGGGGGCTCTGTTTGTAGCGTTGAAAGGGATGACCCAGGACGGAACCGAATTCATACCGGAAGCCCTCCGCCGCGGAGCAGCAGTGATCGTATCCAACGGACACCAATTATCCGGACACCCCAATGCACCTGTCATTCGCGTGAAAGATCCGAGGCGTGCTCTTTCCAGAATCGCGGCCAATTTCTTTGAGCACCCGTCCAGAAGCATGACTGTCATCGGAATAACCGGCACGAATGGCAAGACGACCACGAGTTTCCTGTTGCGGTCCATACTGAGGGTTCAGGGTCTGGAAACAGGGCTGATGGGCACGCTGGGAATCAAGGCGCCGGGAATGGAAGCCCACTCTACCCTCACGACTCCCGATATCATCGATCTTCACAAAACACTCAGGCTTTTTCTCGACACAGGTGTCACTCATGTGGTCATGGAAGTATCTTCACACGCCCTGCGTCTCAACCGTGTGGAGGATGTGGAGTTCGATCAGGCAATTTTTACCAACCTGGGCCAGGATCACCTCGATTTTCATGGCACTACGGAAGCTTATTTCAAGTCAAAATCGAAATTATTTTCCATGCTTCCTCCTGATTCGACAGCCATCCTGAACGCTTCGGATGGGAGATTTGGGATGCTAAAAGAATTGACCAGAGGAAATGTGGTATCCTACACAGCCGAGGGAGTGGCGGACGTGACCTTCCGGGAGTGGGGAATGAGCATGGGTGGAATTACAGGAAACATTTCAGCCAACGGTGAAAATATCTCTATCGACTCCTCCCTGTTCGGTCTTCATAATCTGGAGAACATAGTTGCTGCGGTCGCGGCAGCCAGGAGTCTCCAGATCCCAATCGACGCCATTGAAAAAGGGGTGAAAGCGTGCAATTTAGTTCCCGGCCGGATGGAGACAATGATGACGAAGAACGGCGCTACCGTTGTGGTCGATTATGCTCACACTCCCGATGCTTATCAAAAACTTTTCTCATCCCTCAAAAACCTTCTAAACGAGAACAACCGCCTCTGGGTCATTTTCGGGTGTGGGGGAAACCGGGATCACGAAAAACGTCCTTTCATGGCGGCGGCAGCGGAAACGTTCGCTCACAAAGTGTTCATAACTCCGGACAATCCTAGAACGGAGTCACTCGACAGAATCTCCGAGGATATCAGGGCCGGATTCAGAAAAAAGACCCACACATTCTATGACGATCGAGTTCAGGCCATCCGCGACGCGATGGCTTCGTTGGAAGGTGGCGACATTCTGGCTATCGTGGGAAAGGGACGGGAAGAGTGTCAAATCGTGGGAACAGAAAGAATTCCTCATTCGGATATCCGCACGGTAAGAGGGGTGATATCCGAAGGAAAATGA
- a CDS encoding penicillin-binding protein, translating into MTKSFSKFHVRMLVLSSLILLAWAGLTMRLFYVQVLSGSELREFAKQQGENRVILPAIRGTIRDRNGLPLGQDVVHYSFAIRPDDIEDRRALIEAFTKTTSRSPGYYERKLDSDGSFVYLERNLTTEMSRPLLRINDAGLVIGRHGYRSYPHHEIGSQIIGFTDVDNIGLEGLEKQLDAHLRGRDGWLILQTDGKGRAQKNHSYPGEEPVDGSDVFLTIDLQYQAILQDELHQHMISKGAKGAMGILMEPYSGKILAMASVPDFDPNSPFDFPRQNYRNRPVTDQLEPGSTFKIVPATAALDRSSIPIDEEFNCEDGSYEFRGIVIRDWSDFGLLTFPQIIEHSSNVGIIKIAERVGPRNLYLCARKYGFGSMSGIRFPGEVRGTLRPIDEWSAISLAEISLGHEVSVSSLQLSCAYGAIANGGFLMKPLLVDRIIHPSGRVIHESSPQVIRRIASRNVMNLLTEMLERVVESGTGTSARIRGWTVAGKTGTAQKFIDGAYSSTRFNSLFAGFLPAKEPQLVGLIILNEPRVGYHWGGAGAAPVFKEIMKRIINTDDSIIVHGPARESSTMPSVAAIPSSPVMMSTALLTRKQSDTKKVKMPEVRGKSLRRAVKLLRSVGLQPVVQGSGTVAWQSPSPGTVVRRASRCTIGLE; encoded by the coding sequence ATGACCAAGTCGTTTTCAAAGTTTCACGTCAGGATGCTGGTTCTTTCGAGCCTGATCTTGCTGGCCTGGGCCGGTCTAACCATGAGACTTTTCTACGTTCAGGTCCTGAGTGGAAGCGAGCTGCGGGAATTCGCAAAACAGCAGGGGGAAAACAGAGTGATCCTCCCTGCAATCAGGGGAACCATACGGGATCGCAACGGGTTGCCTCTTGGACAAGACGTGGTTCATTACTCTTTTGCCATCCGCCCAGACGACATAGAGGATCGTCGAGCCCTCATTGAGGCGTTCACGAAGACAACCAGTCGCAGTCCCGGCTACTACGAGCGAAAGCTCGACTCCGACGGTTCTTTTGTCTACCTGGAGAGGAACCTGACAACCGAAATGAGTCGTCCTCTTCTGCGTATTAACGACGCGGGACTGGTTATCGGCCGGCATGGCTACCGATCTTATCCCCATCACGAGATTGGATCACAGATCATCGGATTCACAGACGTGGACAATATTGGTCTGGAAGGTCTGGAGAAACAACTCGACGCTCACCTCCGCGGCCGGGACGGGTGGCTGATTCTCCAGACCGACGGCAAGGGAAGAGCACAAAAGAATCACTCCTATCCTGGAGAAGAACCGGTTGATGGATCGGACGTCTTTCTTACCATTGACCTACAGTACCAGGCTATTCTTCAAGATGAACTCCATCAACATATGATATCGAAGGGGGCAAAAGGAGCCATGGGTATCCTCATGGAACCCTACTCGGGCAAGATCCTGGCAATGGCATCCGTCCCCGATTTCGACCCCAACTCTCCCTTCGATTTTCCAAGGCAAAATTACAGGAACAGACCGGTGACGGACCAGCTTGAGCCCGGCTCCACATTCAAAATCGTTCCGGCCACAGCAGCTCTGGACCGGAGCAGTATCCCAATCGATGAAGAATTCAATTGTGAGGATGGGAGCTACGAATTCCGAGGGATCGTCATACGGGACTGGTCAGATTTCGGACTTCTCACTTTCCCCCAGATCATAGAGCATTCCAGCAATGTGGGGATTATCAAGATTGCCGAACGGGTGGGCCCGAGAAACCTTTACCTTTGTGCGAGAAAATACGGGTTTGGTTCAATGTCGGGGATCCGCTTCCCCGGCGAGGTGAGAGGAACACTGAGGCCAATTGATGAATGGAGTGCCATCTCACTGGCAGAGATATCACTGGGTCATGAAGTATCCGTGTCATCGCTTCAGCTCTCCTGCGCCTATGGGGCCATTGCCAACGGCGGCTTCCTCATGAAACCACTTCTTGTCGATAGAATCATACATCCCTCAGGGCGTGTAATCCATGAGTCGTCACCGCAAGTGATCCGACGGATAGCATCTCGAAATGTCATGAACCTCTTGACGGAAATGCTGGAGCGGGTTGTAGAGTCGGGTACGGGAACAAGTGCAAGGATCAGGGGTTGGACAGTTGCCGGGAAAACGGGAACAGCTCAGAAGTTTATAGACGGGGCCTATTCCTCAACCCGGTTCAACTCGCTCTTCGCGGGATTTCTTCCGGCGAAGGAACCTCAGCTCGTGGGTCTGATCATCCTCAATGAACCCAGAGTGGGTTACCACTGGGGAGGTGCTGGGGCCGCCCCCGTTTTCAAAGAAATCATGAAACGGATCATCAACACTGACGACTCAATTATAGTCCATGGACCGGCACGGGAAAGTAGCACCATGCCAAGTGTCGCCGCTATTCCCTCTTCTCCGGTCATGATGAGCACCGCTCTCCTTACCCGGAAACAGTCGGATACCAAAAAGGTCAAGATGCCCGAAGTACGAGGAAAAAGTCTTAGAAGGGCCGTGAAATTACTCCGATCAGTTGGACTGCAACCTGTTGTGCAGGGATCAGGTACGGTGGCATGGCAGAGTCCGTCGCCGGGAACGGTAGTTCGAAGAGCGTCACGTTGCACAATCGGGTTGGAATGA
- the rsmH gene encoding 16S rRNA (cytosine(1402)-N(4))-methyltransferase RsmH: protein MSSVCSHLDYSHTPVLKKEVVHHLRIRPEGIYLDGTIGSGGHASAIQSRLSEEGILVGLDVDEEAIRHCRTAYSASSNCHLFNGSYDNFPQYLLSLGVEQVDGMLLDLGLSSHQIESPDRGFSHQIEGPLDMRFDVSSPLTAEEIMNRWDEDKLRDVIWKLGEERQAAGIARIIVKRRKLKPMTTTFDLRDAVLSVVIGRYARKSLSRVFQAFRIAVNGELDTLRDFLDRFVKHLRLEGRIVILSYHSLEDRLVKNKFKELAHGCVCPPDLPTCVCGREPCMKILTKRPITSSESEISRNRRARSVRMRAAERIA, encoded by the coding sequence TTGAGTTCAGTATGTTCCCACTTAGACTATTCCCACACTCCGGTTCTGAAAAAGGAAGTCGTCCATCATTTAAGGATTCGCCCCGAAGGAATCTATCTGGACGGAACCATCGGTTCCGGTGGGCATGCCTCTGCGATTCAATCCCGCCTCTCAGAGGAAGGGATTCTAGTAGGGCTTGATGTCGATGAGGAGGCTATCCGGCACTGCAGGACTGCTTACTCCGCCTCCTCAAATTGTCATCTTTTCAACGGCTCCTACGACAATTTTCCCCAATATCTCCTGTCACTCGGCGTGGAGCAAGTGGACGGAATGCTCCTCGACCTGGGGCTTTCCTCACATCAAATCGAATCCCCCGACAGAGGGTTCTCCCATCAGATTGAAGGTCCTCTGGATATGCGTTTCGATGTCTCATCACCTCTTACTGCGGAGGAAATCATGAATCGATGGGACGAAGACAAGCTGAGAGACGTTATCTGGAAACTGGGAGAAGAACGGCAGGCGGCCGGAATTGCCCGGATCATTGTCAAGAGGCGGAAACTCAAGCCCATGACAACCACGTTCGATCTTCGAGATGCCGTCCTATCGGTCGTGATCGGTCGGTACGCAAGAAAATCTCTCTCCCGGGTTTTTCAGGCGTTCCGGATCGCCGTGAACGGAGAGTTGGACACCCTTCGGGATTTCCTGGACAGATTCGTGAAGCATCTCAGGTTGGAAGGGAGGATAGTCATCCTCTCTTATCATTCTCTTGAGGACCGGTTGGTGAAAAACAAATTTAAGGAATTGGCGCACGGGTGCGTCTGTCCCCCCGATCTGCCAACGTGCGTCTGTGGCCGTGAGCCGTGCATGAAAATCCTGACGAAACGTCCCATCACGTCAAGTGAATCGGAGATCAGCCGGAACCGGAGGGCACGGAGTGTCCGGATGCGGGCGGCCGAAAGAATCGCATGA
- the mraZ gene encoding division/cell wall cluster transcriptional repressor MraZ, giving the protein MVTEDTFTGEYSYTLDAKGRVNIPAKFRSALSPENDGTFVITQGMDPCVMAYPLLEWQKVEMGLRNLSSASRIYRSFIRSTVRYATWVRMDKQGRIQVTPSLKKFADLEKDVLIIGVVNKIELWNPDRLKELDETSLSIDSERYEDLAGKIII; this is encoded by the coding sequence ATGGTTACCGAAGATACATTCACGGGTGAGTACTCTTATACTCTTGATGCCAAGGGTCGCGTAAACATTCCGGCTAAGTTTCGTTCCGCGCTTTCACCTGAAAACGACGGAACGTTTGTGATTACTCAGGGAATGGATCCTTGCGTCATGGCCTATCCCCTCCTCGAGTGGCAAAAGGTTGAAATGGGGCTCCGAAATCTTTCCTCTGCCTCAAGAATCTATCGTTCCTTTATCCGAAGTACAGTCCGGTATGCTACATGGGTAAGAATGGACAAGCAGGGAAGGATCCAGGTTACGCCGTCGTTGAAAAAATTCGCTGATTTGGAGAAAGATGTCTTGATTATCGGCGTGGTGAACAAGATAGAACTGTGGAACCCGGACAGACTGAAAGAATTGGATGAAACATCGTTAAGTATCGATTCGGAACGGTACGAGGATTTGGCAGGCAAGATAATCATTTAG
- a CDS encoding helix-turn-helix transcriptional regulator: protein MVVPFYTELKSIRQEQEIDLSEVANRTKINMSYLESLESGDFSFLPTVYIRLFLRAYAVEIGANAQDSLKQLDIHLAKTEEMPQPQPATVEDHDGEEDEETYAVSRKTPFQIRSDILKVVVLVAIVLFAIFIIRRIITEEPMAPAEVTDARLEATYTRELSQETIAAEPPYRFTLRATAPLWCKYSLDNAEYQSETLDDGEDIRPEFQSGFQLRADPSSSVELVINDHPVIFDATSHHVDFTFQSRNGELTITHYRLK, encoded by the coding sequence ATGGTTGTGCCATTTTACACAGAACTGAAAAGCATTCGCCAGGAACAGGAGATTGACCTGTCGGAGGTTGCCAACCGGACAAAAATAAACATGAGTTACCTGGAATCTCTTGAATCCGGGGACTTTTCATTTCTGCCGACAGTATACATACGGTTATTTCTCCGCGCCTACGCCGTCGAAATAGGCGCAAACGCTCAGGACTCCCTGAAACAGCTGGACATTCATCTGGCCAAAACGGAAGAAATGCCTCAGCCACAGCCGGCAACCGTTGAAGATCATGACGGAGAAGAGGACGAAGAGACATATGCGGTGTCCCGCAAGACCCCTTTTCAAATCCGGTCGGACATTCTCAAAGTTGTCGTTCTGGTAGCTATTGTCCTTTTCGCTATTTTCATCATTCGAAGAATCATAACTGAGGAACCGATGGCACCTGCGGAGGTTACCGATGCGCGGCTGGAGGCCACGTATACACGCGAGCTATCACAGGAGACAATCGCCGCGGAACCTCCCTATCGGTTCACGCTGAGAGCCACAGCTCCACTCTGGTGCAAATATTCCCTTGACAACGCTGAATATCAGTCGGAAACACTCGATGACGGAGAAGATATCAGACCGGAGTTTCAGTCGGGATTTCAGCTCCGGGCAGACCCGTCGTCCAGCGTTGAGCTCGTCATTAACGACCACCCTGTGATATTCGATGCCACTTCCCACCACGTTGACTTCACCTTCCAGTCACGGAATGGTGAATTGACCATTACCCACTACCGCCTCAAGTAA
- a CDS encoding Maf family protein, whose amino-acid sequence MTVPFVLASNSPRRKRILRLMDLSVDVVPSMVEEEYLTQEPPEELVCRIGLQKAIHIGFRLPDRLVIGADTVVVMGNRILGKPSDLSHAKRMLRFLSGKTHTVMTGVALVKHSRNESYTFSERTDVTFRNLNDRMIDYYVENGKPLDKAGGYAIQDWSACFVESISGCYNNVMGFPLSRFIQVLRDPDIERAFGPYNWFGKVGD is encoded by the coding sequence GTGACTGTCCCCTTCGTCCTCGCTTCAAACTCCCCCCGGAGGAAAAGAATCCTGAGGTTGATGGACCTTTCCGTCGATGTGGTGCCAAGCATGGTGGAAGAAGAGTATCTTACCCAGGAACCCCCGGAAGAATTAGTCTGTCGAATTGGCCTGCAAAAAGCCATTCATATCGGCTTCCGCCTCCCAGATCGTCTGGTGATAGGTGCCGATACGGTGGTGGTGATGGGCAACCGGATCCTGGGAAAACCCAGTGACCTCTCTCACGCGAAGAGAATGCTCCGATTCCTTTCAGGCAAAACGCATACGGTGATGACAGGCGTGGCGCTCGTGAAGCATTCCCGGAACGAATCGTACACTTTTTCTGAGCGGACGGATGTCACTTTTCGGAACCTGAACGACCGCATGATTGATTACTATGTTGAAAATGGAAAACCCCTTGACAAGGCCGGCGGATACGCCATCCAGGATTGGTCTGCCTGTTTCGTGGAATCAATTTCTGGATGCTACAACAATGTAATGGGCTTCCCCCTTTCAAGATTCATTCAGGTCCTGAGGGACCCGGACATCGAGAGGGCGTTCGGACCATACAATTGGTTTGGAAAGGTTGGGGATTGA